One Massilia sp. 9096 genomic window carries:
- a CDS encoding serine/threonine-protein kinase encodes MAAQNNAPLPDGLEIGGYRIVKKIASGGFSIVYLAYDGEGNAVAIKEYLPSALALRQPGELAPSISKTNLPVFRIGLKCFFEEGRALARIVHPNVVRVQNFFRGNDTVYMVMAYESGHSLQEHIGRQAARGARVPEGFIQQAFAGVCAGLREVHANKLLHLDLKPANIYLRLDGTPILLDFGAARQTLNSDIPTLAPMYTPGFAAPELYAKGQPLGPWTDIYSIGAAVYACMTGAPPTPANARKPDNGADPMTPRLAQLAAGGAYSSALVELVGACLALDPLARPQSVFAVQKSLQALAAGSRNTSTSGSKGARKGGAGENDKDAPAQPEQARASSGWRGLVERLGAFKRRA; translated from the coding sequence ATGGCTGCACAAAATAACGCGCCCCTGCCCGATGGGCTGGAAATTGGCGGATATCGCATTGTAAAGAAAATTGCGTCCGGTGGGTTCAGTATTGTTTATTTAGCATATGACGGCGAAGGCAATGCGGTCGCCATCAAGGAATACCTGCCCAGCGCCCTCGCGCTGCGCCAGCCCGGCGAGCTGGCGCCCAGCATTTCCAAGACGAATTTGCCGGTGTTCCGCATCGGCCTGAAGTGCTTTTTCGAAGAGGGCAGGGCGCTGGCGCGCATCGTCCACCCGAACGTGGTGCGGGTGCAGAATTTCTTTCGCGGCAACGATACCGTGTACATGGTGATGGCCTACGAATCGGGCCACTCGCTGCAGGAACACATCGGCCGCCAGGCGGCGCGCGGCGCCCGCGTGCCCGAGGGCTTCATCCAGCAGGCGTTCGCGGGCGTGTGCGCGGGCCTGCGCGAGGTCCACGCCAACAAGCTGCTGCACCTGGACCTGAAGCCGGCCAACATCTACCTGCGCCTGGATGGCACGCCGATCCTGCTCGACTTCGGCGCCGCGCGCCAGACCCTCAACAGCGACATCCCGACGCTGGCGCCGATGTACACCCCCGGCTTCGCGGCGCCCGAGCTGTATGCGAAAGGCCAGCCGCTGGGACCGTGGACCGACATCTACAGCATCGGCGCGGCCGTGTATGCCTGCATGACCGGCGCCCCGCCGACGCCGGCCAATGCGCGCAAACCGGACAACGGCGCCGACCCGATGACGCCGCGCCTGGCCCAGCTGGCCGCCGGCGGCGCGTACTCGAGCGCCCTGGTCGAACTGGTCGGGGCCTGCCTGGCGCTCGATCCGCTGGCGCGTCCGCAAAGCGTGTTCGCGGTGCAGAAAAGCCTGCAGGCGCTTGCCGCCGGCAGCAGAAACACCAGCACAAGCGGCAGCAAGGGAGCGCGCAAAGGCGGCGCCGGCGAGAATGACAAGGATGCGCCGGCGCAGCCGGAGCAAGCGCGCGCGTCCTCCGGCTGGCGCGGACTGGTCGAACGCCTCGGCGCCTTCAAGCGCCGGGCCTGA
- a CDS encoding YicC/YloC family endoribonuclease codes for MTGYAVATSEGAAGTLTIEIKSVNSRFLDLQFRINDELRALEPDLRAAIMGAITRGKVEVRLSFGRKASTGSQALNQDLLADLARLQTEVTRHFVSAPLMTVAELLRWPGVVEEAQIGQESLQTDVAALTAKTIAAFVDSRQREGAALATMLLSRIDSMEAIVKRITPLIPQVIAQFQQKAIERMQDALGLAGHGNPQVLTRQEVFERIRQEVTLYGIRIDVSEELSRLSAHLNETRHILKKGGQVGKRLDFMMQELNREANTLGAKASVKELADASMELKLLIEQMREQVQNLE; via the coding sequence ATGACAGGTTATGCGGTCGCCACCAGCGAAGGCGCTGCGGGCACGTTGACGATCGAGATCAAAAGCGTGAATTCACGCTTCCTCGACCTCCAGTTCCGCATCAACGACGAACTGCGCGCGCTGGAACCGGACCTGCGCGCGGCGATCATGGGCGCGATCACGCGCGGCAAGGTCGAGGTTCGCCTGTCGTTCGGGCGCAAGGCGAGCACCGGCTCGCAGGCGCTCAACCAGGATCTGCTGGCCGACCTGGCGCGGCTGCAGACCGAGGTGACCCGCCACTTCGTCTCGGCGCCGCTGATGACTGTTGCGGAGTTGCTGCGCTGGCCCGGCGTCGTCGAGGAAGCGCAGATCGGCCAGGAATCGCTGCAAACCGACGTTGCCGCGCTGACCGCCAAGACCATCGCCGCTTTCGTCGACAGCCGCCAGCGCGAAGGCGCGGCCCTGGCCACGATGCTGCTGTCGCGCATTGATTCGATGGAAGCGATCGTCAAGCGCATCACGCCGCTGATCCCGCAAGTCATCGCGCAATTCCAGCAAAAGGCGATCGAGCGGATGCAGGACGCCCTCGGCCTGGCCGGCCACGGCAATCCGCAGGTGCTGACGCGCCAGGAAGTATTCGAGCGCATTCGCCAGGAAGTCACGCTGTACGGCATTCGCATCGACGTCTCGGAAGAATTGTCGCGCCTGTCCGCGCACCTGAACGAGACCCGCCACATCCTGAAAAAAGGCGGCCAGGTCGGCAAGCGCCTCGACTTCATGATGCAGGAACTGAACCGCGAAGCCAATACGCTGGGCGCCAAGGCGTCGGTCAAGGAACTGGCGGACGCGTCGATGGAGCTCAAGCTTTTGATTGAGCAAATGCGCGAGCAGGTTCAGAATCTCGAATAA
- the gmk gene encoding guanylate kinase: protein MLPTAFSGSLFVVAAPSGAGKSTLVNALLKQEPGIKLSISTTTRPPRPGEQDGREYHFTTAEDFVARADRGEFLEWAEVHGNYYGTSRLSVEQEMKTGTDILLEIDWQGARQVKKQFPAAAGIFILPPSIEALEERLNKRGTDEPHIITRRLLAAGGEIAHAPEFEYAIINEEFNVALSELQAIVKATRLRFAQQAARNASLFAQLGIHVHQQS, encoded by the coding sequence ATGCTCCCCACCGCCTTCTCCGGCAGCCTGTTCGTCGTCGCCGCCCCGTCGGGCGCCGGCAAGTCGACCCTGGTCAATGCGCTGCTCAAGCAGGAACCGGGCATCAAGCTGTCGATCTCGACCACGACGCGTCCGCCGCGCCCGGGCGAACAGGATGGCCGCGAATACCACTTCACCACCGCCGAAGACTTCGTGGCGCGCGCCGACCGCGGCGAATTCCTGGAATGGGCCGAGGTGCACGGCAATTACTACGGCACCAGCCGCCTGAGCGTGGAACAGGAGATGAAGACCGGCACCGACATCCTGCTGGAAATCGACTGGCAGGGCGCGCGCCAGGTGAAGAAGCAATTTCCGGCCGCGGCCGGCATCTTCATCCTGCCACCGTCGATCGAGGCATTGGAAGAGCGTTTGAACAAGCGCGGCACGGACGAACCGCACATCATCACGCGACGTTTGCTGGCAGCGGGCGGCGAGATCGCTCACGCTCCCGAGTTCGAGTATGCTATCATCAACGAAGAATTTAACGTTGCCCTGTCGGAACTCCAGGCGATCGTCAAAGCGACCCGCCTGCGCTTTGCCCAACAAGCCGCGCGCAACGCATCGCTGTTTGCCCAGTTGGGAATCCACGTACACCAGCAATCCTGA
- the rpoZ gene encoding DNA-directed RNA polymerase subunit omega — MARITIEDCLKTVPNRFQLTLAATYRARQLLQGHTPKVEAKDKPTVVALREIAAGKVGLEMLKKVPM; from the coding sequence ATGGCCCGCATCACCATCGAAGATTGCCTGAAGACCGTCCCGAACCGTTTCCAGCTGACCCTGGCCGCCACTTACCGCGCGCGCCAGCTGCTGCAGGGTCACACCCCGAAAGTCGAAGCCAAGGACAAGCCGACCGTCGTCGCGCTGCGCGAAATCGCCGCGGGCAAAGTTGGCCTGGAGATGCTCAAAAAGGTCCCGATGTAA